The following are encoded in a window of Ferribacterium limneticum genomic DNA:
- a CDS encoding multidrug effflux MFS transporter, producing MGEHQTRRETRGIAILLASLAALGPFSIDAYLPSFPEIAEKLNATQLEVQQTLSIYLLSFAVMTLWHGAIADRFGRRNVILVAVGLFAVASAGCTLATRIEHLWFWRAMQGITAGAGIVIGRAIVRDLYDGAPAQRLMSQITMMFALAPAVAPVIGGWLHSWFGWRSVFAFLVVSTAALWLACWKLLPETLPPEKRQSLRPAYLGAAYWKVMTSPPFLFVCAAVSLNFGGFFIYVLSAPVFLMTHLGVPETGFLWLFGPAMGGMICGSWLSGRLAGKISPSQTIAVGYLVMGSAAAFNLILNLALPPGLPWSVMPIFVYTTGMSLAMPSLTLFALDPFPAQRGLAASCQTFFQSGFNSLSAALIVPALWGSTLTMALGMAGLLLVGGLSALLHQRLRLKPR from the coding sequence GTGGGTGAGCACCAGACCCGGCGGGAAACGCGCGGCATAGCCATTTTGCTGGCCTCGCTGGCGGCGCTCGGACCGTTTTCGATCGACGCCTACCTGCCGTCCTTCCCTGAAATCGCCGAAAAGCTCAACGCTACGCAGCTCGAAGTTCAACAGACGCTGTCGATCTACCTGCTCTCGTTCGCCGTCATGACCCTGTGGCATGGCGCCATTGCCGACCGTTTCGGCCGGCGCAACGTGATTCTCGTCGCCGTTGGCCTGTTCGCCGTCGCTTCGGCCGGCTGCACGCTGGCCACGCGCATCGAGCACCTGTGGTTCTGGCGGGCCATGCAGGGCATCACGGCCGGCGCCGGCATCGTCATCGGCCGCGCCATCGTCCGCGACCTGTACGACGGCGCCCCGGCCCAGCGCCTGATGTCGCAGATCACCATGATGTTTGCGCTGGCCCCGGCCGTCGCCCCGGTCATCGGCGGCTGGCTGCATAGCTGGTTCGGCTGGCGTTCGGTTTTTGCCTTTTTGGTCGTGTCGACCGCAGCATTGTGGCTGGCCTGCTGGAAACTGCTGCCGGAAACCCTGCCCCCGGAAAAACGCCAGTCGCTGCGCCCGGCCTACCTCGGCGCGGCGTACTGGAAAGTCATGACCTCGCCGCCCTTCCTGTTTGTCTGCGCCGCAGTGTCGCTGAATTTCGGTGGATTTTTCATCTACGTGCTGTCAGCACCGGTCTTTTTGATGACCCATCTCGGCGTCCCGGAAACCGGCTTTCTCTGGTTATTCGGCCCGGCAATGGGGGGCATGATCTGCGGTTCGTGGCTGTCCGGCCGGCTGGCCGGGAAAATTTCGCCGAGTCAGACGATCGCCGTCGGCTATCTGGTCATGGGCAGCGCTGCCGCTTTCAACCTGATCCTCAATCTCGCGCTGCCACCAGGGCTGCCGTGGAGCGTCATGCCGATCTTTGTCTACACAACCGGCATGTCGCTGGCCATGCCCAGTCTGACCCTTTTTGCCCTCGACCCATTTCCTGCCCAGCGCGGCCTCGCTGCCTCCTGCCAGACTTTCTTTCAGTCCGGCTTCAACAGCCTGTCCGCTGCGCTGATCGTCCCGGCCCTGTGGGGTTCCACCCTGACCATGGCGCTCGGCATGGCCGGTCTGCTCCTGGTTGGCGGCCTGTCCGCCCTGCTCCACCAGCGCCTAAGACTGAAACCACGGTAG
- a CDS encoding YifB family Mg chelatase-like AAA ATPase yields MALAIAHSRGLDGLNAPPVTVEAHLASGLPSFTLVGLPDTEVKEARDRVRAAIVNSGFEFPSKRITVNLAPADLPKESGRFDLPIALGILAASGQIPGKHLADYEFAGELSLSGELRPIRGALAMALQTAGHGKHFILPEASAREAALIGSNEILSARSLLDVCAHLAERETLPQAIATVNPENQPIFADLAEVRGQSQAKRALEIAAAGNHSLLMVGPPGSGKSMLAARLPGLMPALQGEAAKASAAVLSLVGQFRPEAFGVRPYRQPHHTASAVALVGGGNPPRPGEISLAHQGILFLDELPEFDRKVLETLREPLESGRVHIARAARQAEFPAEFQLIAAMNPCPCGHHGSSKGKCRCTPDQIARYRGKLSGPFLDRIDLIIEVPALLAESLAGKTDGESSATVRARVEQAQNRQQARQQKPNARLSTKEVDADCQPDATGNKLLQQATTQLDLSARAWHRILKVARTIADLAACDDIRAAHVAEAIQYRRFARG; encoded by the coding sequence GTGGCACTGGCCATCGCGCACAGTCGAGGACTGGATGGCCTGAATGCGCCGCCGGTGACGGTCGAGGCTCATCTGGCCAGTGGCCTGCCCAGCTTCACCCTCGTCGGCTTGCCGGACACCGAAGTCAAGGAAGCACGCGACCGCGTTCGCGCCGCCATCGTCAATTCCGGGTTCGAATTTCCGTCCAAGCGCATCACGGTAAACTTGGCCCCGGCCGACCTGCCCAAGGAGTCCGGCCGTTTTGACCTGCCCATCGCGCTCGGCATCCTCGCCGCCAGCGGGCAGATTCCCGGCAAGCATCTGGCGGACTACGAATTTGCCGGCGAGTTGTCGCTGTCCGGCGAACTGCGCCCGATTCGCGGCGCGCTGGCCATGGCTTTGCAAACAGCCGGCCACGGCAAGCATTTCATCCTGCCTGAAGCGAGTGCCCGCGAAGCGGCGCTGATCGGCAGCAACGAAATACTTTCCGCCCGCTCGCTGCTCGACGTCTGCGCCCACCTCGCCGAGCGCGAGACGCTGCCGCAGGCGATTGCCACGGTCAACCCGGAAAATCAGCCAATTTTCGCAGACCTTGCCGAGGTTCGCGGCCAGTCGCAGGCCAAGCGGGCACTGGAGATTGCTGCGGCGGGCAACCATTCGCTCCTGATGGTCGGTCCGCCTGGTTCTGGCAAATCCATGCTCGCCGCCCGTCTGCCCGGCCTCATGCCGGCGTTGCAGGGCGAAGCGGCCAAGGCCTCAGCCGCCGTGCTGTCGCTGGTCGGCCAGTTCCGGCCGGAAGCCTTTGGCGTTCGCCCTTACCGCCAGCCACACCACACCGCCTCGGCCGTGGCCTTGGTCGGTGGCGGCAATCCGCCGCGACCGGGCGAAATCAGTCTGGCCCATCAAGGAATTTTGTTTTTGGACGAGCTCCCGGAATTTGACCGAAAAGTCCTCGAAACCCTTCGCGAGCCGCTCGAATCCGGGCGCGTCCATATTGCCCGCGCCGCCCGGCAGGCCGAGTTTCCGGCCGAGTTCCAGCTCATCGCAGCGATGAATCCGTGTCCGTGTGGGCATCACGGCTCGTCGAAAGGCAAATGCCGCTGCACGCCGGACCAGATCGCCCGCTATCGCGGCAAGCTCTCCGGGCCCTTCCTCGACCGCATCGACCTGATCATCGAGGTTCCCGCGCTGTTGGCTGAGAGCCTTGCCGGCAAGACCGATGGCGAATCGTCAGCCACCGTTCGCGCTCGCGTCGAGCAAGCCCAGAATCGCCAGCAGGCCCGGCAACAGAAACCGAACGCCCGGCTGAGCACCAAGGAAGTCGATGCCGACTGCCAGCCCGACGCCACCGGCAACAAGTTGCTGCAACAGGCAACGACCCAGCTCGACCTGTCGGCCCGCGCCTGGCACCGCATCCTCAAAGTCGCCCGGACCATCGCCGATCTGGCCGCCTGCGACGACATCCGCGCCGCCCACGTCGCCGAGGCCATCCAGTATCGACGTTTCGCCCGTGGGTGA
- a CDS encoding glycine cleavage system protein H, which produces MAHTPFTGTIPDDRLYCPRHDMWVLETGDGEVLIGATSFGIFLAGEIIAFTSKPKGAEVQLGRGMGTVECRKTVLAVHAPISFVLLEGNDEAEERPKLVNLEPYGKGWMARARPTRWAEEKLTLVDAAAYRQHILKIEPEASFG; this is translated from the coding sequence ATGGCCCACACCCCCTTCACCGGCACCATCCCCGACGACCGTCTCTACTGCCCGCGCCACGACATGTGGGTGCTCGAAACCGGCGACGGCGAAGTGCTGATCGGCGCGACCAGTTTCGGCATTTTCCTGGCCGGCGAGATCATCGCCTTTACCAGCAAGCCGAAGGGCGCCGAGGTTCAACTGGGCCGGGGGATGGGTACGGTGGAGTGCCGGAAGACGGTACTTGCCGTGCATGCGCCGATTTCCTTCGTGCTACTCGAAGGCAACGACGAGGCCGAGGAGCGGCCGAAGCTGGTCAATCTTGAACCGTATGGCAAGGGCTGGATGGCGCGGGCCCGGCCGACGCGCTGGGCCGAGGAAAAGCTGACGTTGGTCGATGCGGCTGCCTATCGCCAGCACATCCTCAAGATCGAACCGGAGGCGAGCTTTGGCTGA
- a CDS encoding accessory factor UbiK family protein, translating into MLDPKTLEEFGAKISALLANSPAKDIEKNAKMVMSGFFSKLDLVTREEFDVQAQVLARTREKLKDLEARVDALEKSRSGQ; encoded by the coding sequence ATGCTCGACCCCAAGACACTGGAAGAATTTGGCGCCAAGATCAGCGCCCTGCTGGCCAACTCGCCGGCCAAGGATATTGAAAAGAACGCCAAGATGGTGATGAGCGGCTTTTTCTCGAAGCTCGATCTCGTGACCCGCGAAGAATTCGACGTTCAGGCGCAAGTGCTGGCCCGTACCCGCGAAAAGCTCAAGGATCTCGAAGCCCGCGTAGACGCGCTGGAAAAATCCCGCTCGGGCCAATAG
- a CDS encoding DsrE family protein, whose translation MADQLALLIWAATPDHPELVVTPLIHALAARALDAEVEIHFAGPAVRWLVDGVADAAYATPDKEKSVGDFLREVQREGATLYACGMAQAQWVSAGESLLAGCRHAGATAFVVRGLDPAWRTLTY comes from the coding sequence TTGGCTGACCAGCTGGCGCTCCTGATCTGGGCGGCGACGCCCGATCATCCCGAACTGGTCGTCACGCCGCTGATCCACGCGCTAGCGGCGCGGGCGCTCGATGCCGAGGTTGAAATCCACTTTGCCGGCCCGGCCGTGCGCTGGTTGGTCGACGGCGTCGCCGATGCCGCCTACGCCACCCCGGACAAGGAAAAGTCGGTCGGTGATTTTTTGCGTGAAGTGCAGCGGGAAGGCGCCACGCTTTACGCCTGCGGCATGGCGCAGGCGCAGTGGGTGAGTGCCGGTGAAAGCCTGCTGGCTGGCTGCCGCCACGCCGGGGCGACGGCTTTTGTCGTCCGCGGTCTCGACCCCGCGTGGCGGACGCTGACTTACTGA
- a CDS encoding rhodanese-like domain-containing protein, with the protein MLHLDPLAAHALLQENPQAVLVDCRTEIEHMYVGHPAGAEHVAWQEGPDWEIDPEFTDKVKRLVRNDLDRPVLIICRSGQRSIHAGDALETAGFSHVINVLEGFEGPLDEDYHRGTLGGWRFRGLPWFQS; encoded by the coding sequence ATGCTGCATCTCGATCCTCTCGCCGCCCACGCCCTGCTTCAGGAAAACCCGCAAGCCGTGCTCGTCGATTGCCGGACGGAAATCGAGCACATGTACGTCGGCCACCCGGCCGGTGCCGAGCATGTCGCTTGGCAGGAAGGACCGGACTGGGAAATCGACCCGGAATTCACCGACAAGGTGAAACGCCTCGTGCGCAACGACCTGGACCGGCCGGTGCTGATCATTTGCCGCAGCGGCCAACGTTCCATCCATGCCGGTGACGCCCTCGAAACGGCCGGCTTTAGCCATGTCATCAATGTTCTTGAAGGTTTCGAAGGGCCGCTCGACGAGGACTACCATCGCGGTACGCTGGGTGGCTGGCGCTTCCGTGGACTACCGTGGTTTCAGTCTTAG
- the selB gene encoding selenocysteine-specific translation elongation factor — MIIGTAGHIDHGKTTLVKALTGVDCDRLKEEKARGITVDLGYAYTDKLGFIDVPGHEKLIHNMLAGATGIDFALLVIAADDGPMPQTREHLEIIELLGIRRGAVALTKIDVATVNRKNEAKTEIAELFAGTALADVPIFPVAAVSGEGVDELRAHLEAAAVEQGERQSAGGFRLAIDRCFTLSGAGTVVTGTAFAGSVKVGDQLLLTPPNKPVRVRSLRVQDAPAESGHAGQRIALALSGVEKSEVERGQWIVAPALHAPVRRFDAKIRVLSGQPALKHWTQVHLHLGAEDVPARIALLGADEIAPGSENWAQIAVDREIGALAGDRFILRDAAARHTIGGGIVLDIFPPSRKKSSPERLAMLAALADADPAKALQLAAEQQPAGVDLATHALNRNLDADRLKALCQQLKLKVVGATAFAASRWQELEARLLAAIAAEHERAPDLTGVERDRLRRLTLPTLSRPAFDALLATPLGDGRIAQTNAWLHLPEHRVQLAAADLALWQTLKPLLAAEPYAPPRVRDIAKASGTGEDAVRNLFKRIARHGDAWPVAHDHFFTAEAVAELARKVAALNQRDGCARAASLRDEISGGRKVAIHILEFFDRIGYTRRVRDTHILRGSPEQFGS, encoded by the coding sequence ATGATCATCGGCACCGCCGGCCACATCGACCACGGCAAAACGACGCTGGTGAAGGCGCTGACCGGCGTCGACTGCGACCGCCTGAAGGAAGAAAAAGCGCGCGGCATCACCGTCGACCTCGGCTACGCCTACACCGACAAGCTCGGTTTCATCGACGTCCCCGGCCATGAAAAGCTCATCCACAACATGCTGGCCGGCGCGACCGGCATCGACTTCGCGCTGCTCGTCATCGCTGCCGACGACGGCCCGATGCCGCAGACCCGCGAGCATCTGGAAATCATCGAACTGCTCGGCATCCGGCGCGGGGCGGTGGCGCTGACCAAGATCGACGTTGCCACGGTCAACCGGAAAAATGAGGCAAAAACGGAAATTGCCGAACTGTTCGCTGGCACCGCGCTGGCTGATGTACCAATCTTTCCGGTCGCCGCCGTCAGCGGGGAGGGTGTCGACGAATTACGCGCCCACCTTGAAGCCGCCGCTGTGGAGCAGGGCGAGCGGCAGAGCGCCGGTGGCTTCCGCCTCGCCATTGATCGCTGCTTCACGCTGTCCGGCGCCGGCACCGTCGTCACCGGCACGGCCTTCGCCGGTTCGGTCAAAGTCGGTGACCAGTTGCTGCTCACGCCACCCAACAAACCCGTCCGCGTGCGCAGTCTGCGCGTCCAGGATGCGCCGGCCGAATCCGGCCACGCCGGGCAGCGCATCGCGCTGGCTTTGAGTGGCGTCGAAAAGTCCGAAGTCGAACGCGGCCAGTGGATCGTCGCGCCCGCACTGCACGCCCCGGTCCGCCGCTTCGACGCGAAGATCCGCGTCCTCTCCGGTCAGCCGGCGCTCAAGCACTGGACGCAGGTGCACCTCCACCTCGGGGCCGAAGACGTCCCGGCCCGTATCGCCTTGCTCGGGGCCGACGAAATCGCGCCGGGATCTGAAAATTGGGCCCAAATTGCCGTTGACCGTGAAATCGGCGCCCTGGCCGGCGACCGCTTCATCCTGCGCGACGCCGCGGCCCGCCACACCATCGGCGGCGGCATCGTCCTCGACATCTTCCCGCCCAGCCGCAAGAAAAGCAGCCCGGAACGTCTGGCCATGCTCGCCGCGCTGGCCGACGCCGACCCGGCGAAGGCGCTGCAATTGGCTGCCGAACAACAGCCGGCCGGTGTCGACCTCGCCACCCACGCCTTGAACCGAAACCTCGATGCCGACAGGCTCAAAGCGCTGTGCCAGCAACTGAAGCTCAAAGTCGTCGGCGCCACCGCCTTCGCTGCGAGTCGCTGGCAGGAACTCGAAGCCCGCCTGCTCGCCGCCATCGCCGCCGAACACGAGCGCGCCCCGGACCTCACCGGCGTCGAGCGCGACCGCCTGCGCCGCCTGACCCTGCCAACACTCTCTCGCCCGGCCTTCGACGCACTGCTCGCCACACCGCTGGGCGATGGCCGCATCGCCCAGACCAACGCCTGGCTGCACCTGCCGGAACACCGCGTCCAGCTGGCCGCCGCCGACCTTGCTCTGTGGCAGACCTTGAAACCGCTGCTCGCCGCCGAACCCTATGCGCCACCGCGTGTCCGCGACATCGCCAAGGCCAGCGGCACCGGCGAAGACGCCGTGCGCAACCTGTTCAAACGCATCGCCCGCCACGGGGACGCCTGGCCGGTGGCGCACGACCATTTCTTTACCGCCGAAGCCGTTGCCGAACTGGCCCGCAAGGTCGCCGCGCTGAACCAACGCGACGGCTGTGCCCGCGCTGCCAGCCTGCGTGACGAGATCAGCGGCGGCCGCAAAGTGGCCATCCACATCCTCGAATTCTTCGACCGCATCGGCTACACTCGCCGCGTGCGCGATACGCACATCCTGCGCGGCTCGCCGGAGCAATTCGGCTCATGA